In Sinobacterium caligoides, the sequence CACTTTTCGCTCGACGATTGAAATGACTTTCTTGGAAGGCCTGAGCCGCAATCAAACGCCAATCATAGTTGAACAGCTTGGCGTATTTCTTAAATAACGCATCATAGGGTGAGAGCGGTTTATCGGGGTCTAAAACGGAAGGCAAACTTTTCTTAGTAACATTCTTAAAATAATTGTTGTAAACAACATTGTAATGCAGCCCCTTATATTCCTTGGCAATAAAGCGATTAAGCTGATCGTTCAGCAGTTTGCTTTTACGGGCATGATACCAAACATGTGGCTGCAGCTGATCCTCTAGTGGCGTCAATACGAGACTCGGGTACATCACCTTAAGTAGCTTGGCAAAATGGCCATCCACTACCGTTGATTGGTAGCGTTTCGTCAACACCTGATAAGACAGCGATTCTGCAGAGGCTGATGGTACCTTCACCACCTTATAGCCAAGCGCCTCCACTTCATCCAGATAGCCGCTATTAGGGTTCATCGCGACCTCTATTTTTGCTGGTGCCTCCCCCTTCGCCTCAACCCCTTTATCTGCTGGTTGCGAAATAAGATGGGCCCGAGTGTATAGATAAGCCGATGTACCCTGCATGATGGCATCCCGCTCTGCTGTCGGGTTCAAACTCGCCGCCGCTACGTCCGCAAAACCGTCGGTCACTGCCGCATAGAGTTGCTCCAAGTTATCAACCAGAATAATACGCAATTTCAACTTATGCTGCTTCGCAAACGCCTTAATCAAGTCGTACTCAAAACCCGCATGATAACCACGCTTCATAAAGTACGTGGTCGGGCTGTTGAAGGTAACCACGCGCAGTACGCCCGCCGCCTTAATCTGCGCCCAATCTCGCACCTCTTGTTTCTGATACAACAAGTCTGATGCCAACAAGAACTGATTCAACTTATCACGCAACTGAGGTGAATCGTCCCTCAGTGCCCAGCTGATTTCACGGCTTTTCGCCAACACCCCAAAACTCTTTAACCGTGGATAGTTCGGCAATAGGGCTGCAACGATATCACCATCCATTAACGTAAATAGAGGCTTTTCGGCTTTACTCACCCAATGCAAGATCTCCTCTTCCTGTGTATCGGCCGGCAATAGTGCGAGGGGGTAGTCTGTGCCTTTCAGAGTGTCTAAGTACGCAGAGCCCACAGTCACGACAAACTCATCGTATTTGTCCCGCTTACTGCCATGTCGCCCTACCACCAACTCATCGACATACAGCAGCGGACGAGTAAACTCAACTTGGTAACGATCTCGACGTCGTTGGCTCACCGTAATATTGGACATCACGAGATCGGAGGCACCTGCGCTCGCGCTCTCCAACGCAGCCGGTAGATCATCAAAGTATATCCACTTAGCTTTTAAATCTAAACTCGCCGCAAACTCCTCCGCCAAGTCATGATAACTTGTAGCAGGCAGCCCCGTCCTATTCAATAAAGCGGCAACATCATGACGAACAGCCGCAATACGCAAGTGACCCGTCTGCTCTATATCATCGAGATCCCCCATATAGCGAGCAGCACTATCGCCCGACACAACAGGGGACTCACTGTGATCGATAACATTCGGCGAATGAGCACCATCACAGCCCCATAACATAAGCAACATGGCCATGGCGAAGCAACAAGCCAACGCTCTCATCTGGCCAGTAGAAGGACTCGCTTTACGAAACGCTACCGCAACCATATTTCACGCCCAAATTCTTAATAGTTTTTAACATCTTGCTTTACGCTAACAGCAAGATACCTAAAAGAACAGCGACTTCCATCAAGGTAAGCAGCACCACTAGTGCACACAGATTGCCTATAAGCTTAGCCCAGCCTCACATCTTCGTGCACTTTATCATCCACTCAACGACACGTCGTTAAGCTGTCATGGTTAGCCGGAATATTCGATCTCGACACCACAACAGACTAAACTTATCGGACATGATTAACACCGGCCGATGCAGCCCTCAGCAGAGTCGTCAACATGGATCACAAGTCGTTTATCCATCACCAAAACTTCTCTCAACTCCCTCGCCTGCAACAGGAGAAACTCATACAATTCTTCAACCGCGAGCATCACTACCTGATTCAACCCGAAGATATTAATAGCTTCTTAAGCTCTGGCACTCGCTTTGAAGTGATTACAGATATCGACAGCCTCTTCGTTAAGAGTCAGGCCGACAATGCCCGTGGCCTACTAGCGCACAAACAACCCTGGGAGCACCAAGAGCAGATGCTGTCTTGGATGAGTCAGCTCAGCCCTTTGCCCAATCAACTTCTCGTCACCATCATGACAAGGAGCTTCTGTACCGACAAAGACCTGAAAGATGAGTGGTATATATTGAGCTACCAAGACAGCGCGTGAGGCAAGCTAAGATTTTTATCACGCCGCAGCTAGCGACGCCAAATATCCCGCAACCTTCGCCTTCGGCAATTTCTGTAAACGCGCGTATTCAGCGAAGGTCAGGTCCCTTAAGTTAAAGTTTTGGCGTACATCTTCCAGCATTCTCAACCATAACCGAGCCGTCACTTCCGCATCGGCTAAGGCGCGGTGAAAAACGCCATCATTAGCGATATTTTTATAAGCAACAAGATTGGCCAACTTATGGCTACCCGCCTCCGGATAAAGCCGTCGCGACAACAGTAGCGTACACAAAAACTCACCCTCTGCACGCCTCCCTAAACGAACCAACTCTTCCTGTAAAAAGGCGCGATCAAACGAGGCGTTATGAGCCAACAGATTACAGCCTACGATGAAGTCAGCAAAATCCGCCATCACCTCAGCACACGGCCTAGCAGTAGCCAACATCTGATTACTAATGCCCGTATAGCCCTCGATAAAGTGGTCAACTCTGACACCTGGATTCATCAGCTCCTGAAACCGATCAACCACTATACCGTCAACCAACTTAACAGCGCCGATTTCAATAGGGCGTGCGCCTTGACGCACCGACAACCCTGTTGTCTCGAAGTCCAACACAACTAATGTGTTCGCCTCGACTAGAGACAGCGACATAAACCACCTATGAGCTCATTGATAAAACAAAGCCCAGCATCTTACGCGACTATCAGCACGACATATAGCGTAGCCCCCTCCCCCTGCTTCCGCCCAGCACCTCAAAAGAGGAATAAAACCCAGGTAAGGCAAGATATATAGAAAATTAATTCGAAATCAAACTCAGCAGCAAAACATATTTTCCAATGATGGGGGTATTAGGATGAAATTTAGAAGCTATTTCTCCACAGTGCTCGCTATCATAGCCGCATCTTACACCCCTCATAGAAAGCGTACCGATCACATGAACCACAAAACAATCACCAGCTTACTATTTTGCTGCGTCTGCCTCATCTGGGGAACAACCTGGCTAGGTATGGAGCTTGCCGTTAGTAGTGTTCCTCCTATTACCGCAACAAGCCTACGCCTGTTAATTGCAGCGCCCCTTATCATGTTATTGACCCGATATAAGCGCTTACCTATTCTATTTCCAGCAGATAAGCGCCTTGA encodes:
- a CDS encoding transglycosylase SLT domain-containing protein codes for the protein MVAVAFRKASPSTGQMRALACCFAMAMLLMLWGCDGAHSPNVIDHSESPVVSGDSAARYMGDLDDIEQTGHLRIAAVRHDVAALLNRTGLPATSYHDLAEEFAASLDLKAKWIYFDDLPAALESASAGASDLVMSNITVSQRRRDRYQVEFTRPLLYVDELVVGRHGSKRDKYDEFVVTVGSAYLDTLKGTDYPLALLPADTQEEEILHWVSKAEKPLFTLMDGDIVAALLPNYPRLKSFGVLAKSREISWALRDDSPQLRDKLNQFLLASDLLYQKQEVRDWAQIKAAGVLRVVTFNSPTTYFMKRGYHAGFEYDLIKAFAKQHKLKLRIILVDNLEQLYAAVTDGFADVAAASLNPTAERDAIMQGTSAYLYTRAHLISQPADKGVEAKGEAPAKIEVAMNPNSGYLDEVEALGYKVVKVPSASAESLSYQVLTKRYQSTVVDGHFAKLLKVMYPSLVLTPLEDQLQPHVWYHARKSKLLNDQLNRFIAKEYKGLHYNVVYNNYFKNVTKKSLPSVLDPDKPLSPYDALFKKYAKLFNYDWRLIAAQAFQESHFNRRAKSASGARGLMQVMPRTGRAYGVSDLYDPEQSLIAAAKHLQWLYDRFPMVKISAERVWFALAAYNAGHGHVYDAQVLARKMGLKDDVWDGNVAKAMLALSDPKNYKRARYGYVRGTEPVKYVREIKERYRSYSHTYK
- a CDS encoding 3'-5' exonuclease, with the translated sequence MSLSLVEANTLVVLDFETTGLSVRQGARPIEIGAVKLVDGIVVDRFQELMNPGVRVDHFIEGYTGISNQMLATARPCAEVMADFADFIVGCNLLAHNASFDRAFLQEELVRLGRRAEGEFLCTLLLSRRLYPEAGSHKLANLVAYKNIANDGVFHRALADAEVTARLWLRMLEDVRQNFNLRDLTFAEYARLQKLPKAKVAGYLASLAAA